Part of the Musa acuminata AAA Group cultivar baxijiao chromosome BXJ3-10, Cavendish_Baxijiao_AAA, whole genome shotgun sequence genome, GAAAGCAATAGGCATAACATGTACAAGTTAAACTTATCAAGATAGAGTATGGAAATGAGATAATTACCTAAAAAGCAGGATGTAGATCTTCCACCATAAGATATATCAGTCAATACAATGAACATTAGGTAGATGGCTCCAAGAAATTGAAGCACTGTGACCACCATTCCAAATCTGGTCCAGCAAAGCCATCTTTTGTACCGCAACTACACAACAAAAGAAAGACACCATGAGACTATAACCACAAATAAGTTAACAAGAACTAAAGTATACGAAGTAAAAGAACAGCATGACAAAAGTATAGAAAGTGTGCTGCCTAAAGGTTTGTAACATGGCACAACCTAAACGTTTATGACTATTTGCAATGAGATCAAAACACTATAACCTGTCGACATTGATAAGTGAAGAAAATTTCCAATTCAAACATAAATTGCATCATTTGAAGCGCATCTTCTAATTGATAAGCCCATAGATCAAAGACAACACTTCAAAACCCATCCAAgaaacttcaaaaagaaaaacagTAAGTTATACTAAAATAGCAAGACGTGCACTCAAAACCAACTCAGAAAACTTCAGAAAGAGGAAGCACAAGCGATCTTTCTGGGTTTATAAGAAAACGCGCTCAACAACCATCCAAGAAGCTCAAAGATAAAAGACAAAGTGATGGAAAACGGAATACCCGTCTGTCATTGCGGACAACCGCATCGACGGTTGCGGAGTCAGTAGGACAACTAACGATTATCTCGGCCGTCTCTTGCTGTGCCTTGCCAGCGCCGACCATGGCGACGACCCTAATGCCGGCGATCATGGTTGACGCGGCAAACGGCAGCTTTTCCTCGGCGGAGCAACCGGAGAGAAGATAAACCATCAAGAAACACCCAAGGAGGACCACGCCAATATTCCAAGAACCAAGGAGGAAGGAGGCCCATCGCACCCTCCGGATCTTGGCGACGAAGGTTGTCCGCTCAGCCGCGAGATCGCCGACCATGTGACCGGCGGAGCGGAATAACCTCAGCCAGGCGAGGCAGCCGGAGAGGGCGGCGAGGTGGCGTAGGCGGGGGAGGGGGGAGACGAGGGGGAGGAGGGGTTTGGGCGAGGGCCTTTTAGTCATCCTGACGAGACTCCGCCATGGGGTTTCTCGTTGGGGAGTGGGGGGTTGGGGGAAACAGGGAAGCGGAGAACCAAGCCGTCCAACTTATATATATACCCTCAACATAATTTTATTTACGTGTCGACCCCTTTCAAGTGCGTATAGAGGATATCTGTGTATCAACCTGCCCTTCAACAAATATGTACGTTTACAACGTCTCAACATATTCGTATTTATGTACAAACCTCCCTATAGTATAATATGATATTGTATAAAAACCCCTCAACATATTTGTACTTCACGATGAACCCGTCCGAAGTGGCCATTTGGACCACCATTCAAACCTTATCCTGTCGCGTGTTCAATGTATAAACGCTTCTCAAGTGTGTATTTGTACCTTTATAATTATCTCCTTTAAGTTGTATAATATTAAAATTGGCGATGAAATTGTTTTTATAGTTGAAGGCAGTTATTATTTTTTAGGATAATAATTGATTTTTTAAGAAAATGGCAAGCGACGTACCCGCCTCTCCCTTCGGAAGAAGTCATCCTCAAGCGAGGCCTCGTCGGTGGCGCCGATGGCGATCGCCGTCAGCTCCTGAGCGACAGCCATGCCCACCATGGCCGCAATCCTCGCGACGGCCAAGGAGGACGTCAAGCCCACAGCCGCCATCTCCCTGGCGCCGCACCAGCGGCGCCGCATCACGCCCATGAGAGCCGCCCCCAATGTGGCCTCGGCCAGTCTGATGGCTCCCGTGGCCACCGTTACCCGTCTCACGCCATGAAGGCCGAAGAGCTCCATTAGGCTTTCTCGTTCGGATAACAGAACAGATGAGAGCGGAAGGACGGAGGCCATAATTTGAAGAGGCTTCGAGGCAGCACTACTTTTCGTCTTTCCTCGGACAGGAATGACTTGTTAGGTGCACATGAAGCTCTTTCTTAGATGTTGTCTATGATCGAAGTAATCAGGAAAACAATAGAAttccttctttaattcctcttaaTATAGCAAATAAAGAAGATACATTTTTATAAAGGGAATCATAAGATTTTTCTCACCAGGGTGAAGACTCAAGAAGTGATCTGTGAAGTAAACTTTGAGCATCATATATAGGGTACCATCAACCAGCAATGTATGGATGACCAAAAAACCTGTGAGAGAGAAGAAATAACAAAGTCACTTTAATAGGAACACAGATATTTCAACTCGATAACATTGACAACATAATTCATGAAATCCATACAAAGTACAGTAGAACTTATGACTTGTTATATTTGTCTCTATGCTAACATAAGAACTTTACCATATACTGGCTATTTCCCATGATTATTCTTGTAGTAAACATCTAACATTACAAGTTACAATAGGCTAGAGAggaaaaacatacataatttttgTATGGACTCTCTATGATGATACATAGATTACATACTTGTTCCTTTCACGGAAAGAAGTCCCTTGGATCAGTAACGTATCCTGTCAAAGCTGAAGCAGCAGCCGTATATGGTGAAGCAAGATACATCTGACCCTCTTTGTGACCCATTCTGCCATGGAAGTTCCTATTTGTGGTAGAAACAAATAGGCATGGAACTTCACAACCAGCCTCCTCAAATATTTGAGAACAAGTCTTCCTGCCAGAACTTGGTACCGGGAGGCTATATATCCATTCATACCTACAGAAATTTACAATAATCAACTCAGCAAGCACTGGTACATGCAAGCTCCGATTTGCACCTTTTGCGTGGCAGGAACAAGAAATGTGGGAACTCTTACCTATTTTCCCTGGTCATAAGCAAGAGAATCATCAGTTTAGGTCAACTACAAATATCACAAAGAAGAATTGAGTAAACCAATTTCTTTGAATTCATTACGGTTTCCTATACTGTAAGCATAATCAAAATTCTCAAAGCTTTTTGTCAATCAACAAATTATCGACTCCAGAAAGCAAAAATAATATAGCAAAGGTGTTTCTGAAATCACATTATAGTTTCTAGGTTTTAGTCAGATACTTGGAAATTTATTGGGAATATCATAGCCCATTTGCTTCGACAGCCATCTCAAGCAGCATTTTAGAACAGGCTGTAAGTTCTGGCTCATCAACTGGTGGGTCGATCCAAATATTGTGATGGCATTAATTCTGAAGAACACTTTTCTATCTAAATTGTTTGACAAAGGCCAACAAGCATCATCAAGACGGAAAAAATATAAGCTTAAGACTATTTTAACCCGATCAAAAATTAAGTAATGCAAAATTTTGTTAGGCAAAACATTCTACTCTGAAAATCGGATGACAAAAAAGATAAATGAGACTTATTTTTATAAGGAAACAAATGTTTGCATATATTCAGGAGTTTTAGAATAAAAGAAACAAGCTCATTTTGAGATATCAGGAAAAGGACCATTTGCAATTTTCAAGGCAAGGCATGAAATCTCTTGTACAGCATCTTGTTGCATATCACAGATGATTATTTACATAATAAGTCATTATAACTGAATTTTTAAATTAACTGCTGGAAGGCATTCATAAAATCAGTAGTGCATATCCAAATAATCCATAAGTCATCAAACAGTCCAAGATGGGCATAGTGTGGCAGGGAGACAGCCTAATTATCTTTTTTCAGCACACAGAAGGTGTCCATTGAAGACAAACTAAAACCAATTGCAGAAATTGATTTAAAATACAAAGCCCCTTACTGAAGCTAGGAACACCTTTGCTGCAGCTAAAAAATCCTCCATCTTTCCACCAGTGCAAGAACCTATGTAGGCCCTGTCACTTTTGATGCCCTTGCACTCTCTTGCTAGAGCAATGTGGCTGTACATTTATAACAAAAGATCAGGAATAGTTTGTTAGCAGAAAATGTTATGTTAGCTAATGCTTCCtgttgaaaaatataaaattctaGATCCAAGTTGACCATAAGAACTAAAGGGATGATCAGTCATCAGTGTAATTTTTCCAAACCTTTGCAACCAATGGTTCCAACTTGGACACATCAATTTTATATTCTTGAATAAACCTATAAAGAATATTTGAatataatgaatcatgatttgTTTTACCGGTTCATACTAGTGTACCGACCGATCATCGGTATGATATATACCgacataccgacacatggtatgatGGGATGTATCGACAgattggtatgtaccgcccatatcgaTTTCTTATCAGATCAGTAGGTACTGCCCATATCAGGCAGTACACAGCAATGCGGCAAACGTTGTAATGAACAAGTAATTACTTCGAGAAAATGATAAGTTACCTGCCTTGGCTAACCCAAAGGATTAACATCAAAAGTTAAGCAGTTACGAACATATTTTAGATGACATAGAGCCGAAAGAATTTCCAGATGAAAAATGGCAGACTTCTGACTAGTGAATTTCTAAAATTGGAACTATCATCACAAAgataacaaaaagataaaattgatgaGTAAACTTATAAGACTCTCTGCATGGAGAGAACAAAAGATGGTAATAGTTTTCCTGCAAAAGGGAAAAAGTAAAGGACCTACTGGAACTCTTaaacttcttctctcaaactccatTAAATTCCAATGCCTTTCTCAAAATCCCTTTTCCAATGCCTTAGTCATTCATACATTGCATAAATGCCCACGGTTATGGGTTCCACTAAGTCATATATCTTCAGAACCTCCTAAAGTGCTCAGAAATTATTTCCAAACATCTTGATACAGATTCATAGATCTGAAAAATCTCATTGTTGAGCACCTATTTGCAACCTGAAAAGTCAATCTATTTCCCTAGTTTATAGTTTATAACTTTATACCTTGTCAAGACCAAAGATCTGATAAGTGTAAGTATCACAAACTTAGACAACTTTAACAAGGTTTGATTGGGTAAATGATGTTGGATCTTATTTTCTACAGCTAAGGATAGAATGGAAAACTTTTCTCTAAAAGACCATTCAAAAGTTAAGACACTACGATAATAACCATCATGCTAGTATCCTTTAATAGGCATCCTTCATATTGAAGTTGCCTTAATTTATTGGTCATTTTCCTTGAGGATGGTCATACTACACATGTTCAGAAGACCAGTAATGCACTGACTCCATGTCGATATATTGCTTTTCCTTCTATCCTTTGcattgacattttatacatggggaTTTGGTTGCAGACAGGTGGCTAGTGGTTCAGGTGGGAGCATAATTTGCCTGTAACACTTATGCAAAACAATCAGAAATCATGGTTGCAATCCTTGGGGGTGACAGTCAATGAGGACTCTCATGAAGttactcaaaagaaaaaaaatccttgATTGAATTTGCATCAGAAATCAGCATATACCTGAGAGACTTGATTTGTCTAAGATTGGCAGACCAGAAAACAATTTTAGAAATTATCAGCACATTTGTTAGTCGAGAACCAGCATTACAAATACAATTACATGGAAAAGATGGTAAAACAGTATTATATCATGAATGAACCAGAACGGCAACAAATCTACAAACTTAAATTTATAATACCTGGCATTATCATCTCTCTACAAAGGTTCAAAATTCTTGGAAGTTTTATCCTGAAAAAAAATAAGAATGAAATTTTGCATCAAGCAAATTTCTTTCAGAAGTTAAATGACCTGAACAACTCTAGCAAAGGCTATTCTAAATGTGTAACCTTCCTTAGCAACAATAGACAAATAAAACAGTTACTGTTGTTTTTACTAACTAACTGCACTGCAAACATATTAACTAAGGTATTGACTAGAAACATAACACATCAACAAAAAGTACAGCTTCCATACCTCAAGGCACTTGAATGTAGTTTCATCAGCAGAAACAACCCCATTCTTACCCCCAGCTTCGATGACCATGTTGCACAAAGTCATCCTCTCGTCCATCTtgaacaaaaattatcatgcatcaaTTCTAATAAAATCCATtgtagtaaaaaatataattagtaCACATGGTACTTGCACTTAGCCCTTTGACTGTAGAGCCAACAAACTCCATGGATTTTGCACCAGCAACAGTTATTACACCAGTAATCCAGTTAATAAGGACAAAGTAAAAAAGAACGTCATTAAAGACAATATGGACTCAATAAGATGTCGAGTAATCCAACCTACTTGCAAAATCAAATCCTTGGGAAGCAAATAGTTTGGCATTGCTCCATCTAATATAAACCTTAGGGTAcaaggaaacagaaattaagctgTCAACAAACTGCAACTAGGTGATAAAGAGCACTTTTAAGCAATTCATTCCAATATTTACTACAAGGGAAATCGTTATGAGGAAGTCAACATCATTATTCCAACAGAAAGACTGAATTTGAGCAACATCCACAGGAAAAATGATTGAAGTGGAAAAGGAAATTTTCATGCTTTTTCAGCACTAGAATTTGCATgtgatgcatcacatgtcattctCCACTATGGCCCTGTTCAGAGTTGAAGACCACATACTTTCATGTCTGTTTAGACCTCACACCACGCCACTTGCTTAAAATAGTAAAAGCAATATCTCAGAATTTTGCACTCAGTCATTACTCAACATTGAGAAAAGTTTTGTAGTAATGAAGAATAAATCAGAAAATTTATCAAGAGTTTAGCTGATAAACCACTTTTAACAGTGTTTTTGCCAAAAGAAGACTAGTTTAGCCAGAATAAACAAATATAAGACCAGTGGAGATAATGAAATGAAACTAGAGGCAATTAAGTGAACCAATGGCCTTAAAGAGTTCATTAACGAGATTAATTTGCAAAGTGTTGCCAGACTTCAAAAGCCCACCATGCTTTTGCCATGATATCCAAAATATGCAGTCTAATTTGTGTAGGAAACAATCTATAATTTTGTAACAGAAAAAATAAATGCACAAATGAGAAACACTATGTGTTGTGCATATAAACATCAAACAGAAAACTTTAGCAACCTTCAAAAGGAGCTTCCCAGTTCCCATGACAAAACCTGCATCGGCGTTGCCAATTCCAGTAGCAAATTTCCCGAAAGCACCAGCATTACATGTGTGGGAGTCTGTGCCGAGTAAAACCTGTGAATCTCAAATTCTTTAGAACAGAATAAGATATAGATACCAAACTGTATGTTAGATGGCTACTATAAGTTCATGCACCTCCCCGGGTCTACAATGGTGTTCTTGTGCAAGCATAATGTGGCATACACCTTTGTAATCTGGATTAGCCCGCAGTTTTGAAAAAGGAACATAAGAAATAACAAGCATACTGAGAAAGGGTTGATATTCataaagaaaaatcaagaatATCTAATATCCTAAAATTACCAAGAACTTGAATACCATAAAAATACTTAATGTTCCACTCTAAGCAGAAGTCCCTCAAAATATCCACATTCCTGTTTGCACATTCATCACTAGTAAATATATAGTGATCTGGTATCACAACAATCTTTTCACGATCCCAAACCTGAGATTTACAATTCAAGTGGTGTTAAAAAAAGAGAGTGTGCAATCTTAAATGCCACCTTACAACAGCAGGCAAGGGATTGCAGATGAAGGCTGTCAAAATTTAAACATGAACAGAGAATATTAAGATTAAAAATCAGAAAACCTGAAAGACATGTTTTCATAGTATTGTATTTGAAATTTTGAAAACTATACATTTGAAGATTTGGAAACCTTCAATAATACTGTTTTTAGAAGTTTTTAAAAGAATTCATGAATCCCAAAATGCAAAACTATCTACTGCTATTCTGCATTTTTTTCGACTGCTCTCATTCATGTTAATGCTGTATTTTATGTTAGCATAAGAAAGCATGAAGTACAACAGAAAAGTTACAAGATAAAGcttcaaaaaagaaaataatactgtataacatgacagattcactcgaagagaagaaatcggttagaacatcaacgattgcacgatcttgtttacataaagtataatcaagctttgaagactcgtcatgatttgaaaaatagatttgattcaatctcattgcaagatattgatgattcaaatgagtggttagtaggagaaatgggtgctaacttgcaagatgctgaagacgagcttgtatttgaagatgatagattgacgtggggagatgtgacaagagcttcaggtgctggagaattacaaacatatacaagacagatgtcaaagagaaaaatgagtgcaaaagcatcaagctcggctcctgctattgttgaagacatagagaatgaaacatatcttgatgaagaggaaggaatcgaagaacaagaggaagaagacgaattcaatgaagatgatttgtgtgaaaatgacgataatattgattatgatgaatgactttgatgtaaaattttaatgttttgaattttgaaattttttgttaatgtgacattgtgattttgtatcttagattttcttaatttaatagcatatttttatttaaaattttaaataattatatttattaattatattatatatttttatattttagcgcctcgcttcgctcgggcgagcgcctaacgcctcgggcgtttttggaccttggcgccttttggcgcctaacgctttttaaatcactgataataCATCACCTATTAATTTGGTAATAAATAAATAGCATCCTTTTTGTCCTTGTAGTGTGCCAAACATTCTGCTCCAAGAGTACCAGTCAACCTGCCAACTGGTGTTTGAATTATGACTTTAAATCTGACAGGTTCATTTAATGAACTATTTGTGATAACAATGCTCTGGAGGCAAGGGCTTTAAATTGCTTAATCGATATGGTCTGCCTCTCAGGGTTCCTTGGCCTCTCCACGCTATGCAGTTGAGAAACGAGGATAAGACTAACTACAAAGTATATTAGATATCTGGTGGAAAGGATAGATAAGCACTAGAAATCTCCTGGAGATGAGGAGAGTTTGGGAAATTTCTCACTGATGACGTGCAAGAGAAAGGGAAAACGAGATTTTAAATCACCATTAAGACCTTGTAACAATATCAATCACCAATAAGATGTCAATGCCAAGGAGAACAGCATCAGCCATTAATGGATAGATGTGCTTgtgtacgtgtatatatataaggATGTGTGTGAATGTGTAGTTCCTTAatctcctttcctttcttttgtgttttcattttcttttcccttCAGCCAACATATAAAGCATGCCAGATTatgccaatggcatgagttgatccaTCAGCTGGCAAACACAAGATATTCTTCATGAGAAAAACCTTACTTTCCATCAAAAACCAGCCTGCAACCGTTGAATCCTTCATTGAACTACATATATCTAATAATGAATATAAAAGTTTCCCAATGCACATTCCTAATAGTTAAATATTTATTTCAATAGAAGCTTCATGTCAACAGCTAAGATGAATTGGTATGTGATTATTATATTGTAGATGTCAAAGGCTCTTGAATCGTAACTAGTGTCTATTTGGTTTAAGATGATCCTATCAAAACATAAATCATTACGTAAAAGGTaattgatgttaggatcaagagcggcactaaaagggggggtgaattagtgcagcaaaaaaattaCGTTAGTTTGAAAATctccgtacgataaaaactgattccgacaaaaaccgttttgtttttcttgaatgagtagacaagaggggattggacagtttgtaatgaagtaaagttgaatgcagtaaggAATGAACATACCGGAATTTATAatagttcgatcgttgtgacctacatccacttctgattcctcctccgtcgaggtcatcgttatttatttgaatgatgccttatttcaatatggcatattgataggggagtttggtttaaactccgtcatcaattagttgtcatcatcaaaaagggggagattgttgaatctcggattttgaggatgaaatcaatcgatgagtttcgatctaatctgtgttttgactgACGCAGGGCTAActttgatcagaaaaggcaaattgattaaagcaagaagaatcggatgttgggccggagtgaatatgtcagaagattggacgtcaggccggaggattggtcgatgtgtcggcagaaggcttcgtgccgtgaattcggacatcgggccgaaggattggacattgcgccaaggagatcggaagttgcgggagtcaacatgtcgattgggcaatatgtcgaaggag contains:
- the LOC103969771 gene encoding 3-isopropylmalate dehydratase large subunit, chloroplastic-like, with the translated sequence MASSSAIFGAKVKQAMTMTEKILARASEKTHLEPGENVWVTVDVLITQKTHLEPGENVWVTVDVLMTHDVCGPGDVWDREKIVVIPDHYIFTSDECANRNVDILRDFCLEWNINMLVISYVPFSKLRANPDYKGVCHIMLAQEHHCRPGEVLLGTDSHTCNAGAFGKFATGIGNADAGFVMGTGKLLLKMDERMTLCNMVIEAGGKNGVVSADETTFKCLEIFGLDKIYESVSRCLEIISEHFRSHIALARECKGIKSDRAYIGSCTGGKMEDFLAAAKVFLASYRKPENRYEWIYSLPVPSSGRKTCSQIFEEAGCEVPCLFVSTTNRNFHGRMGHKEGQMYLASPYTAAASALTGYVTDPRDFFP